In the Telopea speciosissima isolate NSW1024214 ecotype Mountain lineage chromosome 2, Tspe_v1, whole genome shotgun sequence genome, one interval contains:
- the LOC122651551 gene encoding methyltransferase-like protein 22 isoform X6 gives MEYEEAKLPASLPSSSSEEEETADPSTPFNSSDCKEYVMSEVHLGCPPRSLGPHISCFTFPIPPGTKRHSGADLVKFEGASTCPEISFDGDGDLVLPRRSKPSNNSSGVIIQHNITSSIPNVGLQVVWRAELALADFVLHRVFTSSDFDGIVSLELGAGTGLVGILLARVAKTVFLTDCGVEILGNCTANVHLNSKTYSNNETSVYVRELDWKKSWPPIVGLDKLSSENRYVWTPSEIEVAQEASLILAADVVYIDDLTDALFNTVEKLMSQGSEKVLYLALEKRYNFSLYDLDIVANGVHGA, from the exons ATGGAATACGAAGAAGCAAAATTGCCAGCATCTCTCCCATCATCatcttcagaagaagaagaaacagcagaCCCATCGACGCCATTTAACAGCAGCGATTGCAAGGAGTATGTGATGAGCGAAGTTCACTTGGGCTGTCCTCCTCGTTCTTTAGGGCCCCATATCTCCTGCTTCACCTTCCCAATCCCTCCAG GTACCAAGAGGCATAGTGGCGCTGATCTTGTCAAATTCGAAGGAGCTTCGACATGCCCAGAGATTAGTTTCGATGGAGATGGTGATCTTGTTCTACCACGACGAAGCA AACCATCTAACAATAGTTCTGGAGTGATTATCCAGCATAATATCACATCATCAATTCCCAATGTCGGATTGCAGGTA GTATGGAGGGCTGAGTTGGCATTAGCTGATTTTGTGCTGCATAGGGTGTTTACATCATCAGACTTTGACGGAATTGTTTCATTAGAACTTGGTGCTGGTACAG GGTTGGTTGGTATATTGTTAGCACGTGTTGCCAAGACTGTTTTCCTTACAG ACTGTGGTGTTGAAATCCTCGGTAACTGCACTGCAAACGTTCATCTCAACTCTAAGACGTATAGTAATAATGAAACTTCAGTCTATGTACGTGAACTTGATTGGAAGAAGTCATGGCCCCCTATTGTCGGGTTAGATAAATTGTCATCTGAAAACAG ATATGTGTGGACCCCATCAGAAATTGAAGTAGCTCAGGAAGCTTCATTGATCTTAGCTGCTGATGTAGTTTACATTGATGACCTGACCGATGCACTTTTCAATACTGTAGAGAAATTAATGTCGCAAGGTTCTGAAAAG GTGTTATACCTGGCATTAGAAAAGCGCTACAACTTCAGTCTCTATGATCTTGATATTGTTGCAAATGG AGTGCATGGAGCTTGA
- the LOC122651551 gene encoding methyltransferase-like protein 22 isoform X7 — MEYEEAKLPASLPSSSSEEEETADPSTPFNSSDCKEYVMSEVHLGCPPRSLGPHISCFTFPIPPGTKRHSGADLVKFEGASTCPEISFDGDGDLVLPRRSKPSNNSSGVIIQHNITSSIPNVGLQVVWRAELALADFVLHRVFTSSDFDGIVSLELGAGTGLVGILLARVAKTVFLTDCGVEILGNCTANVHLNSKTYSNNETSVYVRELDWKKSWPPIVGLDKLSSENRYVWTPSEIEVAQEASLILAADVVYIDDLTDALFNTVEKLMSQGSEKVLYLALEKRYNFSLYDLDIVANG, encoded by the exons ATGGAATACGAAGAAGCAAAATTGCCAGCATCTCTCCCATCATCatcttcagaagaagaagaaacagcagaCCCATCGACGCCATTTAACAGCAGCGATTGCAAGGAGTATGTGATGAGCGAAGTTCACTTGGGCTGTCCTCCTCGTTCTTTAGGGCCCCATATCTCCTGCTTCACCTTCCCAATCCCTCCAG GTACCAAGAGGCATAGTGGCGCTGATCTTGTCAAATTCGAAGGAGCTTCGACATGCCCAGAGATTAGTTTCGATGGAGATGGTGATCTTGTTCTACCACGACGAAGCA AACCATCTAACAATAGTTCTGGAGTGATTATCCAGCATAATATCACATCATCAATTCCCAATGTCGGATTGCAGGTA GTATGGAGGGCTGAGTTGGCATTAGCTGATTTTGTGCTGCATAGGGTGTTTACATCATCAGACTTTGACGGAATTGTTTCATTAGAACTTGGTGCTGGTACAG GGTTGGTTGGTATATTGTTAGCACGTGTTGCCAAGACTGTTTTCCTTACAG ACTGTGGTGTTGAAATCCTCGGTAACTGCACTGCAAACGTTCATCTCAACTCTAAGACGTATAGTAATAATGAAACTTCAGTCTATGTACGTGAACTTGATTGGAAGAAGTCATGGCCCCCTATTGTCGGGTTAGATAAATTGTCATCTGAAAACAG ATATGTGTGGACCCCATCAGAAATTGAAGTAGCTCAGGAAGCTTCATTGATCTTAGCTGCTGATGTAGTTTACATTGATGACCTGACCGATGCACTTTTCAATACTGTAGAGAAATTAATGTCGCAAGGTTCTGAAAAG GTGTTATACCTGGCATTAGAAAAGCGCTACAACTTCAGTCTCTATGATCTTGATATTGTTGCAAATGG TTGA
- the LOC122651551 gene encoding methyltransferase-like protein 22 isoform X1, protein MEYEEAKLPASLPSSSSEEEETADPSTPFNSSDCKEYVMSEVHLGCPPRSLGPHISCFTFPIPPGTKRHSGADLVKFEGASTCPEISFDGDGDLVLPRRSKPSNNSSGVIIQHNITSSIPNVGLQVVWRAELALADFVLHRVFTSSDFDGIVSLELGAGTGLVGILLARVAKTVFLTDCGVEILGNCTANVHLNSKTYSNNETSVYVRELDWKKSWPPIVGLDKLSSENRYVWTPSEIEVAQEASLILAADVVYIDDLTDALFNTVEKLMSQGSEKVLYLALEKRYNFSLYDLDIVANGYSHFLSYLREERVDNAECMELEDGLLPCFVGKRIDLAQIPQYVREYERGSDVEIWQIKYVSSKLTKKLSCQEE, encoded by the exons ATGGAATACGAAGAAGCAAAATTGCCAGCATCTCTCCCATCATCatcttcagaagaagaagaaacagcagaCCCATCGACGCCATTTAACAGCAGCGATTGCAAGGAGTATGTGATGAGCGAAGTTCACTTGGGCTGTCCTCCTCGTTCTTTAGGGCCCCATATCTCCTGCTTCACCTTCCCAATCCCTCCAG GTACCAAGAGGCATAGTGGCGCTGATCTTGTCAAATTCGAAGGAGCTTCGACATGCCCAGAGATTAGTTTCGATGGAGATGGTGATCTTGTTCTACCACGACGAAGCA AACCATCTAACAATAGTTCTGGAGTGATTATCCAGCATAATATCACATCATCAATTCCCAATGTCGGATTGCAGGTA GTATGGAGGGCTGAGTTGGCATTAGCTGATTTTGTGCTGCATAGGGTGTTTACATCATCAGACTTTGACGGAATTGTTTCATTAGAACTTGGTGCTGGTACAG GGTTGGTTGGTATATTGTTAGCACGTGTTGCCAAGACTGTTTTCCTTACAG ACTGTGGTGTTGAAATCCTCGGTAACTGCACTGCAAACGTTCATCTCAACTCTAAGACGTATAGTAATAATGAAACTTCAGTCTATGTACGTGAACTTGATTGGAAGAAGTCATGGCCCCCTATTGTCGGGTTAGATAAATTGTCATCTGAAAACAG ATATGTGTGGACCCCATCAGAAATTGAAGTAGCTCAGGAAGCTTCATTGATCTTAGCTGCTGATGTAGTTTACATTGATGACCTGACCGATGCACTTTTCAATACTGTAGAGAAATTAATGTCGCAAGGTTCTGAAAAG GTGTTATACCTGGCATTAGAAAAGCGCTACAACTTCAGTCTCTATGATCTTGATATTGTTGCAAATGGGTATTCACATTTCCTAAGTTATCTGAGGGAAGAGAGAG TTGATAATGCAGAGTGCATGGAGCTTGAAGATGGATTATTGCCATGTTTTGTTGGCAAGCGCATTGATCTTGCACAGATCCCACAATATGTGAGAGAGTATGAGAGAGGAAGTGATGTAGAGATTTGGCAGATTAAGTATGTCTCTTCCAAACTGACCAAGAAATTATCATGTCAAGAGGAGTAG
- the LOC122651551 gene encoding methyltransferase-like protein 22 isoform X3, which translates to MEYEEAKLPASLPSSSSEEEETADPSTPFNSSDCKEYVMSEVHLGCPPRSLGPHISCFTFPIPPGTKRHSGADLVKFEGASTCPEISFDGDGDLVLPRRSKPSNNSSGVIIQHNITSSIPNVGLQVVWRAELALADFVLHRVFTSSDFDGIVSLELGAGTGLVGILLARVAKTVFLTDCGVEILGNCTANVHLNSKTYSNNETSVYVRELDWKKSWPPIVGLDKLSSENRYVWTPSEIEVAQEASLILAADVVYIDDLTDALFNTVEKLMSQGSEKVLYLALEKRYNFSLYDLDIVANGYSHFLSYLREERECMELEDGLLPCFVGKRIDLAQIPQYVREYERGSDVEIWQIKYVSSKLTKKLSCQEE; encoded by the exons ATGGAATACGAAGAAGCAAAATTGCCAGCATCTCTCCCATCATCatcttcagaagaagaagaaacagcagaCCCATCGACGCCATTTAACAGCAGCGATTGCAAGGAGTATGTGATGAGCGAAGTTCACTTGGGCTGTCCTCCTCGTTCTTTAGGGCCCCATATCTCCTGCTTCACCTTCCCAATCCCTCCAG GTACCAAGAGGCATAGTGGCGCTGATCTTGTCAAATTCGAAGGAGCTTCGACATGCCCAGAGATTAGTTTCGATGGAGATGGTGATCTTGTTCTACCACGACGAAGCA AACCATCTAACAATAGTTCTGGAGTGATTATCCAGCATAATATCACATCATCAATTCCCAATGTCGGATTGCAGGTA GTATGGAGGGCTGAGTTGGCATTAGCTGATTTTGTGCTGCATAGGGTGTTTACATCATCAGACTTTGACGGAATTGTTTCATTAGAACTTGGTGCTGGTACAG GGTTGGTTGGTATATTGTTAGCACGTGTTGCCAAGACTGTTTTCCTTACAG ACTGTGGTGTTGAAATCCTCGGTAACTGCACTGCAAACGTTCATCTCAACTCTAAGACGTATAGTAATAATGAAACTTCAGTCTATGTACGTGAACTTGATTGGAAGAAGTCATGGCCCCCTATTGTCGGGTTAGATAAATTGTCATCTGAAAACAG ATATGTGTGGACCCCATCAGAAATTGAAGTAGCTCAGGAAGCTTCATTGATCTTAGCTGCTGATGTAGTTTACATTGATGACCTGACCGATGCACTTTTCAATACTGTAGAGAAATTAATGTCGCAAGGTTCTGAAAAG GTGTTATACCTGGCATTAGAAAAGCGCTACAACTTCAGTCTCTATGATCTTGATATTGTTGCAAATGGGTATTCACATTTCCTAAGTTATCTGAGGGAAGAGAGAG AGTGCATGGAGCTTGAAGATGGATTATTGCCATGTTTTGTTGGCAAGCGCATTGATCTTGCACAGATCCCACAATATGTGAGAGAGTATGAGAGAGGAAGTGATGTAGAGATTTGGCAGATTAAGTATGTCTCTTCCAAACTGACCAAGAAATTATCATGTCAAGAGGAGTAG
- the LOC122651551 gene encoding methyltransferase-like protein 22 isoform X4, translating to MEYEEAKLPASLPSSSSEEEETADPSTPFNSSDCKEYVMSEVHLGCPPRSLGPHISCFTFPIPPGTKRHSGADLVKFEGASTCPEISFDGDGDLVLPRRSKPSNNSSGVIIQHNITSSIPNVGLQVVWRAELALADFVLHRVFTSSDFDGIVSLELGAGTDCGVEILGNCTANVHLNSKTYSNNETSVYVRELDWKKSWPPIVGLDKLSSENRYVWTPSEIEVAQEASLILAADVVYIDDLTDALFNTVEKLMSQGSEKVLYLALEKRYNFSLYDLDIVANGYSHFLSYLREERVDNAECMELEDGLLPCFVGKRIDLAQIPQYVREYERGSDVEIWQIKYVSSKLTKKLSCQEE from the exons ATGGAATACGAAGAAGCAAAATTGCCAGCATCTCTCCCATCATCatcttcagaagaagaagaaacagcagaCCCATCGACGCCATTTAACAGCAGCGATTGCAAGGAGTATGTGATGAGCGAAGTTCACTTGGGCTGTCCTCCTCGTTCTTTAGGGCCCCATATCTCCTGCTTCACCTTCCCAATCCCTCCAG GTACCAAGAGGCATAGTGGCGCTGATCTTGTCAAATTCGAAGGAGCTTCGACATGCCCAGAGATTAGTTTCGATGGAGATGGTGATCTTGTTCTACCACGACGAAGCA AACCATCTAACAATAGTTCTGGAGTGATTATCCAGCATAATATCACATCATCAATTCCCAATGTCGGATTGCAGGTA GTATGGAGGGCTGAGTTGGCATTAGCTGATTTTGTGCTGCATAGGGTGTTTACATCATCAGACTTTGACGGAATTGTTTCATTAGAACTTGGTGCTGGTACAG ACTGTGGTGTTGAAATCCTCGGTAACTGCACTGCAAACGTTCATCTCAACTCTAAGACGTATAGTAATAATGAAACTTCAGTCTATGTACGTGAACTTGATTGGAAGAAGTCATGGCCCCCTATTGTCGGGTTAGATAAATTGTCATCTGAAAACAG ATATGTGTGGACCCCATCAGAAATTGAAGTAGCTCAGGAAGCTTCATTGATCTTAGCTGCTGATGTAGTTTACATTGATGACCTGACCGATGCACTTTTCAATACTGTAGAGAAATTAATGTCGCAAGGTTCTGAAAAG GTGTTATACCTGGCATTAGAAAAGCGCTACAACTTCAGTCTCTATGATCTTGATATTGTTGCAAATGGGTATTCACATTTCCTAAGTTATCTGAGGGAAGAGAGAG TTGATAATGCAGAGTGCATGGAGCTTGAAGATGGATTATTGCCATGTTTTGTTGGCAAGCGCATTGATCTTGCACAGATCCCACAATATGTGAGAGAGTATGAGAGAGGAAGTGATGTAGAGATTTGGCAGATTAAGTATGTCTCTTCCAAACTGACCAAGAAATTATCATGTCAAGAGGAGTAG
- the LOC122651551 gene encoding methyltransferase-like protein 22 isoform X2 — protein MEYEEAKLPASLPSSSSEEEETADPSTPFNSSDCKEYVMSEVHLGCPPRSLGPHISCFTFPIPPGTKRHSGADLVKFEGASTCPEISFDGDGDLVLPRRSKPSNNSSGVIIQHNITSSIPNVGLQVWRAELALADFVLHRVFTSSDFDGIVSLELGAGTGLVGILLARVAKTVFLTDCGVEILGNCTANVHLNSKTYSNNETSVYVRELDWKKSWPPIVGLDKLSSENRYVWTPSEIEVAQEASLILAADVVYIDDLTDALFNTVEKLMSQGSEKVLYLALEKRYNFSLYDLDIVANGYSHFLSYLREERVDNAECMELEDGLLPCFVGKRIDLAQIPQYVREYERGSDVEIWQIKYVSSKLTKKLSCQEE, from the exons ATGGAATACGAAGAAGCAAAATTGCCAGCATCTCTCCCATCATCatcttcagaagaagaagaaacagcagaCCCATCGACGCCATTTAACAGCAGCGATTGCAAGGAGTATGTGATGAGCGAAGTTCACTTGGGCTGTCCTCCTCGTTCTTTAGGGCCCCATATCTCCTGCTTCACCTTCCCAATCCCTCCAG GTACCAAGAGGCATAGTGGCGCTGATCTTGTCAAATTCGAAGGAGCTTCGACATGCCCAGAGATTAGTTTCGATGGAGATGGTGATCTTGTTCTACCACGACGAAGCA AACCATCTAACAATAGTTCTGGAGTGATTATCCAGCATAATATCACATCATCAATTCCCAATGTCGGATTGCAG GTATGGAGGGCTGAGTTGGCATTAGCTGATTTTGTGCTGCATAGGGTGTTTACATCATCAGACTTTGACGGAATTGTTTCATTAGAACTTGGTGCTGGTACAG GGTTGGTTGGTATATTGTTAGCACGTGTTGCCAAGACTGTTTTCCTTACAG ACTGTGGTGTTGAAATCCTCGGTAACTGCACTGCAAACGTTCATCTCAACTCTAAGACGTATAGTAATAATGAAACTTCAGTCTATGTACGTGAACTTGATTGGAAGAAGTCATGGCCCCCTATTGTCGGGTTAGATAAATTGTCATCTGAAAACAG ATATGTGTGGACCCCATCAGAAATTGAAGTAGCTCAGGAAGCTTCATTGATCTTAGCTGCTGATGTAGTTTACATTGATGACCTGACCGATGCACTTTTCAATACTGTAGAGAAATTAATGTCGCAAGGTTCTGAAAAG GTGTTATACCTGGCATTAGAAAAGCGCTACAACTTCAGTCTCTATGATCTTGATATTGTTGCAAATGGGTATTCACATTTCCTAAGTTATCTGAGGGAAGAGAGAG TTGATAATGCAGAGTGCATGGAGCTTGAAGATGGATTATTGCCATGTTTTGTTGGCAAGCGCATTGATCTTGCACAGATCCCACAATATGTGAGAGAGTATGAGAGAGGAAGTGATGTAGAGATTTGGCAGATTAAGTATGTCTCTTCCAAACTGACCAAGAAATTATCATGTCAAGAGGAGTAG
- the LOC122651551 gene encoding methyltransferase-like protein 22 isoform X5: MEYEEAKLPASLPSSSSEEEETADPSTPFNSSDCKEYVMSEVHLGCPPRSLGPHISCFTFPIPPGTKRHSGADLVKFEGASTCPEISFDGDGDLVLPRRSKPSNNSSGVIIQHNITSSIPNVGLQVWRAELALADFVLHRVFTSSDFDGIVSLELGAGTDCGVEILGNCTANVHLNSKTYSNNETSVYVRELDWKKSWPPIVGLDKLSSENRYVWTPSEIEVAQEASLILAADVVYIDDLTDALFNTVEKLMSQGSEKVLYLALEKRYNFSLYDLDIVANGYSHFLSYLREERVDNAECMELEDGLLPCFVGKRIDLAQIPQYVREYERGSDVEIWQIKYVSSKLTKKLSCQEE; this comes from the exons ATGGAATACGAAGAAGCAAAATTGCCAGCATCTCTCCCATCATCatcttcagaagaagaagaaacagcagaCCCATCGACGCCATTTAACAGCAGCGATTGCAAGGAGTATGTGATGAGCGAAGTTCACTTGGGCTGTCCTCCTCGTTCTTTAGGGCCCCATATCTCCTGCTTCACCTTCCCAATCCCTCCAG GTACCAAGAGGCATAGTGGCGCTGATCTTGTCAAATTCGAAGGAGCTTCGACATGCCCAGAGATTAGTTTCGATGGAGATGGTGATCTTGTTCTACCACGACGAAGCA AACCATCTAACAATAGTTCTGGAGTGATTATCCAGCATAATATCACATCATCAATTCCCAATGTCGGATTGCAG GTATGGAGGGCTGAGTTGGCATTAGCTGATTTTGTGCTGCATAGGGTGTTTACATCATCAGACTTTGACGGAATTGTTTCATTAGAACTTGGTGCTGGTACAG ACTGTGGTGTTGAAATCCTCGGTAACTGCACTGCAAACGTTCATCTCAACTCTAAGACGTATAGTAATAATGAAACTTCAGTCTATGTACGTGAACTTGATTGGAAGAAGTCATGGCCCCCTATTGTCGGGTTAGATAAATTGTCATCTGAAAACAG ATATGTGTGGACCCCATCAGAAATTGAAGTAGCTCAGGAAGCTTCATTGATCTTAGCTGCTGATGTAGTTTACATTGATGACCTGACCGATGCACTTTTCAATACTGTAGAGAAATTAATGTCGCAAGGTTCTGAAAAG GTGTTATACCTGGCATTAGAAAAGCGCTACAACTTCAGTCTCTATGATCTTGATATTGTTGCAAATGGGTATTCACATTTCCTAAGTTATCTGAGGGAAGAGAGAG TTGATAATGCAGAGTGCATGGAGCTTGAAGATGGATTATTGCCATGTTTTGTTGGCAAGCGCATTGATCTTGCACAGATCCCACAATATGTGAGAGAGTATGAGAGAGGAAGTGATGTAGAGATTTGGCAGATTAAGTATGTCTCTTCCAAACTGACCAAGAAATTATCATGTCAAGAGGAGTAG
- the LOC122651551 gene encoding methyltransferase-like protein 22 isoform X8: MEYEEAKLPASLPSSSSEEEETADPSTPFNSSDCKEYVMSEVHLGCPPRSLGPHISCFTFPIPPGTKRHSGADLVKFEGASTCPEISFDGDGDLVLPRRSKPSNNSSGVIIQHNITSSIPNVGLQVWRAELALADFVLHRVFTSSDFDGIVSLELGAGTGLVGILLARVAKTVFLTDCGVEILGNCTANVHLNSKTYSNNETSVYVRELDWKKSWPPIVGLDKLSSENRYVWTPSEIEVAQEASLILAADVVYIDDLTDALFNTVEKLMSQGSEKVLYLALEKRYNFSLYDLDIVANGYSHFLSYLREERECMELEDGLLPCFVGKRIDLAQIPQYVREYERGSDVEIWQIKYVSSKLTKKLSCQEE, from the exons ATGGAATACGAAGAAGCAAAATTGCCAGCATCTCTCCCATCATCatcttcagaagaagaagaaacagcagaCCCATCGACGCCATTTAACAGCAGCGATTGCAAGGAGTATGTGATGAGCGAAGTTCACTTGGGCTGTCCTCCTCGTTCTTTAGGGCCCCATATCTCCTGCTTCACCTTCCCAATCCCTCCAG GTACCAAGAGGCATAGTGGCGCTGATCTTGTCAAATTCGAAGGAGCTTCGACATGCCCAGAGATTAGTTTCGATGGAGATGGTGATCTTGTTCTACCACGACGAAGCA AACCATCTAACAATAGTTCTGGAGTGATTATCCAGCATAATATCACATCATCAATTCCCAATGTCGGATTGCAG GTATGGAGGGCTGAGTTGGCATTAGCTGATTTTGTGCTGCATAGGGTGTTTACATCATCAGACTTTGACGGAATTGTTTCATTAGAACTTGGTGCTGGTACAG GGTTGGTTGGTATATTGTTAGCACGTGTTGCCAAGACTGTTTTCCTTACAG ACTGTGGTGTTGAAATCCTCGGTAACTGCACTGCAAACGTTCATCTCAACTCTAAGACGTATAGTAATAATGAAACTTCAGTCTATGTACGTGAACTTGATTGGAAGAAGTCATGGCCCCCTATTGTCGGGTTAGATAAATTGTCATCTGAAAACAG ATATGTGTGGACCCCATCAGAAATTGAAGTAGCTCAGGAAGCTTCATTGATCTTAGCTGCTGATGTAGTTTACATTGATGACCTGACCGATGCACTTTTCAATACTGTAGAGAAATTAATGTCGCAAGGTTCTGAAAAG GTGTTATACCTGGCATTAGAAAAGCGCTACAACTTCAGTCTCTATGATCTTGATATTGTTGCAAATGGGTATTCACATTTCCTAAGTTATCTGAGGGAAGAGAGAG AGTGCATGGAGCTTGAAGATGGATTATTGCCATGTTTTGTTGGCAAGCGCATTGATCTTGCACAGATCCCACAATATGTGAGAGAGTATGAGAGAGGAAGTGATGTAGAGATTTGGCAGATTAAGTATGTCTCTTCCAAACTGACCAAGAAATTATCATGTCAAGAGGAGTAG